Proteins encoded within one genomic window of Gambusia affinis linkage group LG09, SWU_Gaff_1.0, whole genome shotgun sequence:
- the p2ry4 gene encoding P2Y purinoceptor 4, whose translation MPNMELVIRNSSSHNQSEVFTSVFNASCRFNEEFKYILLPVSYGLVFVVGFILNAMALWMFIKMRPWNPSTVYMFHLALSDFLYVLSLPTLIYYYANRSDWPFGVAACKIVRFLFYANLYCSILFLTCISVHRYLGICHPIKVLTKVKSRHAHLVCGSVWCVVTVCLVPNLIFVTTSRRDNDTLCHDTTSQGAFEQYVDYCSVVMVLLFGIPFIVILVCYYLMARTLCQPRRGLSSSQQTSRSRQKSIKLIIVVLVVFAVSFVPFHITRTLYYTSRVLNLNCEFLNIVNFTYKITRPLASINSCIDPILYFLAGDHYRSKLMFILKRGRNLKYNPSLPNSSLGLVCKGSAPKASEEAER comes from the coding sequence ATGCCTAACATGGAGCTGGTCATCAGGAACTCTAGTTCACACAACCAGTCAGAGGTTTTCACATCAGTCTTTAATGCCAGCTGCCGCTTTAATGAGGAGTTTAAATATATCCTCCTTCCTGTGTCCTACGGcctggtttttgttgttgggtTCATTCTCAACGCCATGGCATTGTGGATGTTCATAAAGATGCGCCCGTGGAACCCGAGTACCGTGTACATGTTCCACCTTGCCCTGTCTGACTTTTTGTATGTGCTCTCGCTGCCCACTCTCATCTACTACTACGCCAACCGCAGTGACTGGCCCTTCGGCGTGGCTGCCTGCAAAATAGTCCGCTTCCTCTTCTACGCCAATCTCTACTGCagcatcctcttcctcacctgcATCAGTGTGCATCGGTATCTTGGCATTTGCCACCCTATCAAAGTGCTAACTAAGGTAAAGTCCCGTCACGCTCACCTGGTGTGTGGCTCAGTGTGGTGTGTCGTGACGGTGTGCCTGGTGCCCAACCTCATATTCGTCACCACCTCAAGGAGGGACAATGACACGTTGTGCCATGACACAACCAGTCAGGGAGCCTTTGAACAGTATGTTGACTATTGTTCTGTAGTCATGGTGCTGCTGTTTGGCATCCCCTTCATAGTCATTTTGGTGTGTTACTATCTAATGGCACGGACCCTGTGTCAGCCCAGGCGAGGATTATCTTCCAGCCAGCAGACCTCCAGGTCGCGGCAGAAGTCCATCAAGCTCATTATTGTGGTATTGGTGGTGTTCGCAGTCAGCTTTGTCCCATTTCACATCACACGGACACTCTACTACACATCCCGTGTGCTGAATCTCAACTGTGAGTTCCTCAACATCGTGAACTTCACCTACAAAATCACCAGGCCGCTGGCAAGCATCAACAGCTGCATCGATCCGATCCTGTACTTCCTGGCCGGAGATCACTACCGCTCCAAACTGATGTTCATTCttaaaagaggaagaaactTGAAATACAATCCAAGTTTACCGAACAGCAGTTTGGGTCTGGTGTGTAAGGGCTCAGCTCCTAAAGCCAGTGAAGAGGCTGAGAGATAG
- the inppl1b gene encoding inositol polyphosphate phosphatase-like 1b, with translation MASASWYHRDISRVKAEDLLARAGRDGSYLVRDSESVPGAYALCLLFQRHVHTYRILPDPDGLLAVQTTQGVQVNCFRTLEDLVLGYQQPHKGLVIPLLYAVPHDTDTGDESSDDEKPSPIQAPVNTASLLGTPTKPAPHALFLEKLLEMNTSNIAGEVIGLLNDYLFSDLPLDIENVHKGATTLYHLKRTLAAACQGLNSEIDLTLSSLETLAKVFDHPSCSLTPSKAQGPEKEIDSLLCKISALISLLSSLEKKVLQALQDAVTNHNLAVQPSPLPPDPAPTIVTPAKNTRQLSVHSFQVKMVRYGRQIVSVDVDAGVLLFDRKSSSFGIEKVSHNRILQIVKFQNHPAKIRMVVDSYHSTPREMTFESARKCDSFCQLLLLMKSSHSQLDEPDMVSVFVGTWNMGGSPPPRTLQSWVTCCGLGHTPDESTALLPHDIYALGTQENPQGEREWTEQIKATLRSYTQIDFKLVAVQSLWNMRLAVFVNPEHESRVSHVNTASVKTGLGNTLGNKGGVGVSFLFNGTSFGFVNCHLTSGSDKVLRRNQSFVDILRLLSLGDKHLSAFDISLRFTHLFWCGDLNYRLDLDVEDILKHVSKREFEELMFADQLTRERQKRKAFFNFKEEKIAFPPTYRYERGSRDCYLWQKYKTSGVRVNVPSWCDRILWKSYPETHIICTAYGCTDDIFTSDHSPVFATFQVGVTSQFSKSDSNSSVERAWIELEEIDTIVKTASKSKFFIEFHSSCLEETQRSSENNLQSCDVPGFLKLGWTCKQLPKLIPVVSDLEYLQDQHLLLSVKSCDGYESYGECCVALRPVVGSSQKFETFLTHRGEEMGSIRGRVRVHVPKDRRGTRKKIYDLFCFEKDDKGPGRGHVSHAAARITVTRPSGVPVKPTVSSYTNPAYFIFEGVSVPHRVEEALPQRRDPQVIWSGNEALQLPKVSGRQGFDRRPCHRSDFTEIEIPAILSQCNLTKDLHPSQTNSSYQLFPAQSQSPVSPSSRNAVPQFQEQTSQIREKYQGKLNVHDSMQPESNMYINHSEIIHKNAIRDKRQLVPGRRNPMHPKSPSLQPYTPTSLTHCQHSVSWIVEKQPPTGDNSLTALQIAKSLSEVDFFPSKERGPSVVRQRASYGNGPSTHGDRGCVWDKEVSVLKGAPETVQELLSTLGLQKYTLGLSLSGWDDLDYFSGITEEDLCAAGVTNPSHRRRILENLPRNWN, from the exons ATGGCTTCAGCATCATGGTACCATCGTGACATCAGCCGTGTGAAAGCGGAGGACTTGCTGGCGCGGGCGGGGAGGGATGGCAGCTACCTTGTGAGAGACAGTGAGTCAGTGCCAGGAGCCTATGCATTGTGCCTACT GTTTCAACGTCATGTCCACACGTATCGTATTCTTCCTGACCCGGATGGTCTTCTGGCAGTTCAG ACAACCCAAGGCGTGCAGGTGAACTGTTTTCGGACACTGGAGGACTTGGTGTTGGGATACCAGCAACCCCACAAAGGCTTAGTCATCCCTCTTCTCTACGCTGTTCCTCATGACACAGACACAGGGGACGAGAGCTCAG ACGATGAGAAGCCGTCTCCCATCCAAGCCCCGGTCAACACAGCGTCACTCCTGGGAACACCAACAAAACCAGCCCCTCATGCCTTGTTCCTGGAGAAGCTGCTTGAGATGAACACATCTAA TATTGCAGGTGAAGTGATTGGCCTGCTCAATGACTACCTCTTCAGTGATTTGCCCCTGGACATCGAGAATGTGCATAAAGGGGCAACAACTTTATATCACCTCAAGCGCACTTTGGCTGCAGCCTGCCAAGGCCTCAACAG tGAGATAGATCTCACTCTTTCAAGTCTAGAAACCTTGGCTAAAGTCTTCGACCATCCCAGCTGCTCTTTAACTCCTAGCAAGGCACAG GGTCCGGAGAAGGAGATTGATAGCTTATTGTGTAAAATCTCAGCTTTGATCAGCCTCCTTTCTTCGTTGGAGAAAAAG GTTTTGCAAGCATTACAAGATGCTGTGACAAACCACAACCTGGCAGTGCAGCCCAGCCCACTGCCTCCTGATCCAGCACCCACCATTGTAACACCTGCAAAGAACACCAGGCAGCTGTCTGTGCACTCCTTTCAG GTGAAGATGGTGAGGTATGGCAGACAAATTGTCTCTGTGGATGTGGACGCAGGAGTCCTGCTGTTTGACAGGAAGTCAAGCTCATTTGGTATCGAGAAAGTCTCGCATAACAGAA TTCTTCAGATTGTTAAGTTCCAAAATCACCCAGCCAAGATCCGAATGGTTGTTGACAGCTACCACAGCACACCCCGGGAGATGACATTTGAGAGTGCACGA AAATGCGACTCGTTCTGCCAGCTCCTCCTGCTGATGAAGTCCAGCCACTCTCAGCTGGATGAACCTGATATGGTCTCTGTGTTTGTTGGCACGTGGAATATGG GTGGTTCCCCTCCTCCTCGGACCTTGCAGTCGTGGGTGACCTGTTGTGGTTTGGGACACACTCCTGATGAGTCGACCGCTTTGCTTCCTCACGACATCTACGCCTTAGGGACTCAGGAAAACCCTCAGGGGGAGAGAGAGTGGACAGAGCAAATCAAAGCAACTCTTCGCAGCTACACTCAAATCGACTTCAAACTA GTGGCAGTGCAGTCCCTCTGGAATATGAGGCTGGCTGTGTTTGTAAATCCGGAGCATGAGAGTCGAGTCAGCCATGTGAACACAGCCAGTGTTAAAACTGGTCTTGGAAACACTCTGG GAAACAAGGGAGGAGTTGGagtttccttcctcttcaaCGGGACATCTTTTGGGTTTGTGAACTGCCACCTGACCTCTGGAAGTGACAAAGTGCTAAG GAGGAATCAGAGCTTTGTGGACATCCTCAGACTGCTTTCCCTGGGTGACAAACATCTCTCTGCCTTTGATATCAGCCTTCGTTTCACTCATCTCTTCTGGTGTGGAGACCTCAACTACAGGCTTGACCTGGATGTAGAG GACATCCTGAAACATGTTTCCAAAAGGGAATTCGAGGAGCTCATGTTTGCAGACCAGCTGACTcgagaaagacagaaaaggaaagcATTTTTCAATTTCA AGGAAGAGAAGATTGCATTTCCACCCACCTACCGGTATGAGAGAGGCTCCAGAGACTGCTATCTTTGGCAGAAGTACAAGACATCAGGA GTGCGAGTTAATGTTCCATCATGGTGCGACCGCATTCTGTGGAAGTCCTACCCAGAAACGCACATCATCTGCACGGCATATG GTTGCACTGATGACATCTTCACAAGTGATCATTCACCTGTTTTTGCCACTTTCCAAGTGGGAGTGACGTCTCAGTTCAGCAAATCAG ATTCAAACTCCAGTGTGGAGAGAGCCTGGATTGAGCTGGAAGAAATTGACACCATTGTAAAGACTGCAAGCAAGTCCAAGTTCTTCATCGAGTTTCATTCCTCGTGCCTTGAAG AGACACAACGGTCCAGTGAGAATAATTTACAAAGCTGTGATGTTCCTGGGTTTCTCAAACTGGGCTGGACCTGCAAACAGCTCCCGAAG CTCATTCCAGTTGTGTCTGATCTGGAGTATCTCCAGGATCAGCACTTGCTGCTGTCTGTGAAGTCATGTGATGGATATGAATCTTACG GTGAATGTTGCGTTGCTCTGCGGCCAGTGGTGGGCTCGTCGCAGAAATTTGAGACGTTTTTGACACATCGTGGTGAGGAGATGGGCTCCATACGAGGACGGGTCAGAGTTCACGTGCCCAAGGACAGGCGAGGCACGCGCAAGAAGATTTATG acttgttctgttttgaaaaagacGATAAAGGTCCTGGAAGGGGACACGTGTCTCATGCAGCAGCACGGATCACAGTAACTAG GCCGTCGGGCGTGCCTGTGAAGCCTACAGTGAGCAGCTACACCAACCCTGCCTACTTCATCTTTGAAGGTGTATCAGTTCCACACAGGGTGGAGGAGGCCCTTCCTCAGCGAAGGGACCCCCAGGTCATCTGGTCTGGAAACGAGGCCCTGCAGCTCCCAAAAGTGTCAGGGCGGCAGGGCTTCGACAGGAGACCCTGTCACAGATCAGACTTTACAGAAATTGAAATCCCGGCCATCTTGTCCCAGTGCAACCTAACCAAAGATCTTCATCCGTCCCAAACCAACTCGTCCTATCAGCTCTTTCCAGCCCAAAGCCAGTCGCCAGTGTCTCCTTCCTCAAGAAATGCCGTCCCTCAATTCCAGGAACAGACGTcgcaaatcagagaaaaataccaaggaaaactaaatgttcaTGACTCCATGCAGCCTGAAAGCAACATGTACATCAACCACTCTGAAATCATACATAAAAATGCCATAAGAGATAAACGCCAGCTTGTTCCAGGGAGGAGAAACCCCATGCACCCAAAGTCCCCATCCCTTCAGCCTTACACCCCCACTTCTTTGACACATTGTCAGCACTCTGTTTCCTGGATCGTTGAGAAGCAACCCCCAACAGGCGACAACTCCCTCACCGCTTTGCAGATTGCCAAGTCCCTCAGCGAGGTCGACTTCTTCCCTTCAAAGGAGAGAGGCCCGTCTGTAGTCAGGCAGAGGGCGAGTTATGGAAACGGCCCATCCACGCATGGAGACAGAGGCTGCGTCTGGGATAAAGAG GTGTCTGTCCTGAAAGGTGCACCAGAAACTGTGCAGGAGCTTCTCAGTACTTTAGGTCTTCAGAAATACACCCTGGGACTTAGCCTCAGTGGTTGGGATGATCTGGATTATTTCAG TGGGATCACAGAGGAGGATCTGTGTGCAGCAGGTGTAACAAACCCCTCACACCGGCGCAGGATCCTGGAAAACCTTCCCAGGAACTGGAACTGA